In the genome of Pseudobacteroides sp., the window GTTTGGAGCTGTTATTTTAGCGGTTCTGGATTATTTGGCTCTACGTTTTTTAAACTTAAATGCATCTCCGTTCGGTAGAGGAATATCAGGTTTTATACTGGCTGCAGTAATAATATATGTAACTCAATACTTTGTACCCGGATATAGCGTATCGTATTTTGGAGCTATAGTAGGTGCTTTGGTTTACGGTATTGTTGATGCTGTTATCCCTGGAAAAGGGATGTAATTTTAAAAATTGTAAAAACCCTTATGCCCCTCAGATAAGCTAAAGTATATTTGCACTGCAAATTCCTTCTTACAAGTCTCTGGGGCATTTAATCCCCTGGCTCTACTAACTCCACGATTTCCTAGACATTGAAAAAATTGGTCTATTCCTTAATAAATAATTTGCCGATTAAATTAATATGTGTTTAATATAGCAATCAAGTTGGATTTGGGTGTCGATTTATTTACATTATAGGAATGTATTGACATTTTGTGCAATAAAATATATAATACTAACTAGTATGAATAACAATATTATATATTTCCAGCCAATAGTGTTATCTTTTTTTCAAAAGGAAATTCCAGTGAACGGTCAAATAATATGACATCACAGTTTATAGTTTTAGCTTAAAGGCTAGACATAGATAAAGATACTTAAATTAAGTATCTTTATTGTAAGTGCAAGCTGCTTCTTTGTCATCTCAGCTTTGCTTTAATTTTAAACTTTATACCAAGCAAAATCTTCATGATCGCCAAACATCAAAATTTACCAGACAAGGATGTGTATGTATTGAAAAGAGGAAACTCCCTGGAAAATAAGATACGGAAAAAGCAGGAAAAGGTTAACAGGTACATTAGTCTAAACGGCATAGGTAACTCGGAGGAGCTTCTGGAATTAAGCAGAGAGCTTGATGTTTTAATTCTGAGCTGGTTGAAAAAGCAGAGCATTTCAGATAAAATATAATATAAACAATACACAACTAGGAAAAAGTTAACAGGAAAGAGGCACCACACAAATGAAAAGCTTAAAGTTAGCAGGTTTAATTATCATTGTTTTTTTATGCAACACATTATTCCTATCTGCAGGTTCAATAAATGTTTTCTATTCAATTGACAGTTCCACAGAGTTTGATAATGTTAAAGAAGTCTTTTCAACCAGCGACAACAATATGTACTTTCAGTGGGCAAGGCTTGCCAGAAACAATGAAGATAAAATCCAGTTCACCACAAAATATTCCTTTGGAATAAGCAAATTTGATAATAGGTCTGAGTACGGAATCCCATACAAAACCGGAAATGAAGTTAAGGAAGAATATACTATAGTTTCGGGAGACAGCCTGTCAGCCATTGCGTCCAAATACGAAGTTCCCTATAAGCTACTTGGTGAGTTTAACAGTATAAGTGATTACAGCTCCATCAAAGTAGGACAAAAAATAAAAATTCCTTTACTTTCTTTGGATTTAAGCAAAAAGGATGAATACAAAACAATCAATCCAAAAGGAAATGCCTATCTTTCGGTATTTTTTGATGCTGCAGAATACAGCGATAAAAAGAACAGTGCCATAGAGTTTTTAAACATGAGCGAAAGCTCGTGGCTTCAATACATAGTTGATCCTATATGTGAATCCCTGAGTACATTTGGCTTTGACGGAGTGGTTCTGGATTTTGAAGGTTTCAGAGGCACAATAGAAAATAATACTTACAGCACCGATAAGAAAACCGGTCTGAAAGAAAAATACATAAAGTTTCTCACTCTTTTGAACAATAAACTGGGCCAGAAAAAATTAATTGTAGTTATTCACCCTACTAATGTTTCAGGTTATTTTGACGGGTATGACATTCCTAAAATAAACAAGCTGGCAGATTATCTAATATTAATGGCATATGACTTTCAAAGCTTTGAAAGATATACAGCATTAGGAAATACTCCCTCCGAGCTGGTGGGAAAAGTCAAAAATATAAGCTCCTCACCCTTGAGCCAGCCATATACAGAGCCTTATGACAAGGTAGAAGGTGCAGTAAATGATGCCTTTTCCAAAGGTGCAGCTCCGGAAAAAATTCTTCTTGGGATTAATATTGTTCCTGTGAAATGGATCAGGTATTCAAAAAATATAAACAACAAGCTTTATTACTATTATACATATAACAGGGTATCACTTGAGGAAGTTGAAAAAATGAGCTCTGATGAAGAAGTCTTAAAGGGTCCCATAGTAGCAAAAAAGCACATCCCTGCAAGCAAGCTTACTGAGGAAGAAAAGTCAAAATTAAAGATAAACGGATCAGAAATAGATTCAGTTGAGTACCACTATGAATCACCTGAATCTATAAAGCTGAAGTATGAACTGCTTACAAAAAATAAAAAGCTTCCAGGTCTTACGGTATGGAGACTTGGAACCGGCAGCATACGAGTCTGGGAAAGCCTGTTTTCCATGTATGGGCCTTCAAACTCAGGAGATGTAACAAGCATTAACTTAAAGATAGGAAGTCCCATTATGAAGGTAAACGGCTCCGATTCAGAAATAGATCCAGGTCGTGGAACAGTGCCCATAATAAGCAGCTCCCGTACCCTGGTGCCAATAAGAACAATTATCGAGGTTTTAGGCGGCAAAGTGGATTGGGATGATCAAAAGAAGGCCACAAAGCTTTCATATAAAGATATTGTCATTTCACTCACCGTGTCAAGTAAAACCATGAATGTAAACGGAGTACCAAAAGAATCTGATGTAGCACCACAGATAATAAACGGAAGAACATATATGCCCCTAAGGTTTCTTCTTGAAAATCTGGGCTTAAAGGTTGATTGGAATGCACAAAGCCAGACCGTAACCATTATGCCTTAATATATTAGTTATAGACTATCATCACTCTTGGCTTGGTATCTTTTTTCAAGGATATCAAGCCTTTTTATTTCAATGAAGTTCCCCCATATCAAACAATGTTGCAAACCACTTTGATCATGTCCTGCTATAGACATTAAAAACAGATATTTACAAACCAAATTATATATGATATTATACTAGTGTACTATTTGATATAGTACACTCAATACACTTTATTGCGGGGTACAGATGTTAAATATTGATCCTAGAAGCAGCAAACCTATTTATGAGCAAATAATAGATGAGATCAAAGCAAATATTGTTAAGGGCACCCTGAAGCCTGGCGAAAAACTGCCTTCTGTAAGAGAGCTTTCAAAAATAATAACTGTTAACCCAAATACAGTCAGCAAAGCTTATTCCGAACTGGAGCGTCAGAAGGTTATAGATACCGTATCAGGCAGAGGCACCTTTGTATCTTCCAACTATATACCTAAGGATGATGATGACAGGCTTTGTAAAATTAAAAGCTCTATAAAAGATGCAATTATTGAAGCCTATTATATAGGGCTTGGCAAAGACGACATTATGCGTATTGTTGATGAAGCATATAAAGCTATGGAAGGAGAGTAATTAATTTGATTGAAATTTGCAATGTAAGTAAAAAGATCCACAGCCGCGAAATATTAAAGGATGTAAGCTTTACAGTAAAGAAGGGAAGTATTACTGTTCTCATAGGCCCTAACGGTGCAGGAAAAACGTCTTTACTAAAAACCGTTACAGGTATCTGGTTACCCGACAAAGGCTATGTCACGGTAAACGGACAGCAGGTCTATGAAAATCCAGATATTAAAGCCAAAATGGGTTTTGTGCCCGATTCAAGCCACTACTACGAAACATTCAAGGTAAGAGAAATATTAGAAATGTACAAATTCTCATACAGTGAATTTGATTTAAAGCGGTATGAGGGGCTAAACAGGACTTTTCAAATTAGTTTGGACAAAAGAATACGCGAGCTGTCAAAGGGCAATAAAACAAGGCTTTCCATAATGCTAAATTTATGCACAATGCCCTATGTACTGGTACTTGACGAGCCTACCTCAGGCCTGGATCCTGTTGCTAAGAAGCAGTTTTGGCAGGTCCTCATAGATGATGTGGCAGAAAGGCAAACATCGGTTATAATTTCATCACACAACCTTGTGGATATGGAAAAGGTATGCGATTCAATTGTTCTTATGGATAAGGGCAGCATTACTTATAAAGGTGATCTGGATGATTTGAAAAGAACGGTAAAAAAGCTGCAGGTAGTTTTTAGCACCGAGTGTCCTGAAGCTGTATTAAAAAGCAAAGATGTCTGTTCTGTCAATAAAATAGGCAGTATATACTACTTGACAGTCAAAAACTATTCAGATGCTTTTGAGAAAATGATCAAATCCTGCGGCATTTCTATGATAGAAGAAATAGATATAACCCTTGAAGAAATATTTGTCAGCATATATGGAGGTGAAGGTTTTCATGAAGGTGAACAAAGCATTGCTCTATAAGGACTGGAAGTATGGCAAATGGTTTTTTCCCATATTGTCATTGGAACTTTTTATTTTATTTTCAGTCAATCTGATCTCTTATATAAATACTTTTGACCCAATGATCATGTTTGAACTAACCGATTGGTCGGACTATGTTATAGGACCATTTGTTATAACAATTACATTAGTTTTCATGTCAAATATTCTTTTTAGCCATGAAAGAAAGGTTTCTACATATACCTTTGCTACATCCCTTCCTTTTAAAAGAGAGGAGATAATCACCTCAAAATGGATGGTTGGAGCATATAATATAATTCTTTCCTACTTCGTAGTCTACATAATTATGAACACTCAGTTAATTCTGAACTACTGTTGGGACAGATATTTTACTCATATAACCATATGGTCTACAGCCGGCACATCGTGTTCCATTCTCATAT includes:
- a CDS encoding phage holin family protein; the encoded protein is MANQYAKTGDVGIMHLVLRLVSSIVILGITAFLTPGFAINGMWPLVFGAVILAVLDYLALRFLNLNASPFGRGISGFILAAVIIYVTQYFVPGYSVSYFGAIVGALVYGIVDAVIPGKGM
- a CDS encoding Spo0E family sporulation regulatory protein-aspartic acid phosphatase; its protein translation is MKRGNSLENKIRKKQEKVNRYISLNGIGNSEELLELSRELDVLILSWLKKQSISDKI
- a CDS encoding stalk domain-containing protein, with translation MKSLKLAGLIIIVFLCNTLFLSAGSINVFYSIDSSTEFDNVKEVFSTSDNNMYFQWARLARNNEDKIQFTTKYSFGISKFDNRSEYGIPYKTGNEVKEEYTIVSGDSLSAIASKYEVPYKLLGEFNSISDYSSIKVGQKIKIPLLSLDLSKKDEYKTINPKGNAYLSVFFDAAEYSDKKNSAIEFLNMSESSWLQYIVDPICESLSTFGFDGVVLDFEGFRGTIENNTYSTDKKTGLKEKYIKFLTLLNNKLGQKKLIVVIHPTNVSGYFDGYDIPKINKLADYLILMAYDFQSFERYTALGNTPSELVGKVKNISSSPLSQPYTEPYDKVEGAVNDAFSKGAAPEKILLGINIVPVKWIRYSKNINNKLYYYYTYNRVSLEEVEKMSSDEEVLKGPIVAKKHIPASKLTEEEKSKLKINGSEIDSVEYHYESPESIKLKYELLTKNKKLPGLTVWRLGTGSIRVWESLFSMYGPSNSGDVTSINLKIGSPIMKVNGSDSEIDPGRGTVPIISSSRTLVPIRTIIEVLGGKVDWDDQKKATKLSYKDIVISLTVSSKTMNVNGVPKESDVAPQIINGRTYMPLRFLLENLGLKVDWNAQSQTVTIMP
- a CDS encoding GntR family transcriptional regulator codes for the protein MLNIDPRSSKPIYEQIIDEIKANIVKGTLKPGEKLPSVRELSKIITVNPNTVSKAYSELERQKVIDTVSGRGTFVSSNYIPKDDDDRLCKIKSSIKDAIIEAYYIGLGKDDIMRIVDEAYKAMEGE
- a CDS encoding ABC transporter ATP-binding protein; its protein translation is MIEICNVSKKIHSREILKDVSFTVKKGSITVLIGPNGAGKTSLLKTVTGIWLPDKGYVTVNGQQVYENPDIKAKMGFVPDSSHYYETFKVREILEMYKFSYSEFDLKRYEGLNRTFQISLDKRIRELSKGNKTRLSIMLNLCTMPYVLVLDEPTSGLDPVAKKQFWQVLIDDVAERQTSVIISSHNLVDMEKVCDSIVLMDKGSITYKGDLDDLKRTVKKLQVVFSTECPEAVLKSKDVCSVNKIGSIYYLTVKNYSDAFEKMIKSCGISMIEEIDITLEEIFVSIYGGEGFHEGEQSIAL